One Octopus sinensis linkage group LG21, ASM634580v1, whole genome shotgun sequence DNA segment encodes these proteins:
- the LOC115222996 gene encoding uncharacterized protein LOC115222996 produces MRKKVKEMNKKAIIPILCLGTTISIFIIRSFNLNKENMQLIEMEINKGFLVDSKMCRIPNIDPFDISVRKYFSISKWRPCPGKASLTYQEDNVLRINKAVIIQRYKNNFHSCKVYPIVRNDTDDDHVDYLKESLLFKSDVNITDEFIRVQCFNRNNKTIYTNFHAFVQMKELRPKDTKPYNTGYDGIYSSKDSMKNIDFSNFAENKLSLNVLLIGIDSVSRLNFIRQMPLTRQFLLKHGAIEMLGYNKVGDNTFPNIIPFLTGKYLEELPESKKLEREPFDKYDIIWKHYNKSGYVTMFAEDSTSGAIFNHLRYGFKKQPTDHYLRPFALAREKAKSLWSNNNFCFGNRMEPAIVLQYTHDFIRVYKDKPYFTFTFITRISHDDMNMAGRGDFEYLRFLKKSFNQNLLNNTILFFFSDHGIRFGLFRKTYVGRLEERLPAMYILPPEWFRDKFPTLWNNLKVNTHRLTTPFDIYETLQDILDIEKTAERSKSNEIDYNNLKRISLFREIPLNRSCEAAHIKPHWCTCHLFNPLALNDSIVINVTNYLVNYINNMTSNSSKVCARLKLQEIKNAEISVMNDQVLSYLGKGVQTYKDYRIIMQTLPGEGLFEGTVRYYSDNEQFSLLGEISRINRYGHQSECVHDFILRKYCYCNK; encoded by the coding sequence ATgaggaaaaaagtgaaagaaatgaataaaaaagcaaTAATTCCTATTCTGTGTTTGGGTACCACAATTTCCATATTTATTATACGGAGTTTTAACCTGAATAAGGAAAACATGCAATTGATAGAAATGGAAATTAACAAAGGATTCTTGGTTGATTCGAAAATGTGCAGGATACCAAATATTGATCCATTCGACATTTCCGTGCGTAAATATTTCTCGATAAGTAAATGGCGACCCTGTCCAGGTAAAGCTTCTTTGACGTACCAAGAGGATAATGTTTTGAGAATTAATAAAGCTGTTATCATACAAAGGTATAaaaacaatttccattcatgCAAAGTATATCCAATAGTAAGGAATGATACTGACGATGATCATGTCGACTACCTGAAGGAATCTTTACTGTTTAAATCAGATGTGAATATAACTGATGAATTTATTAGAGTTCAATGTTTTaatagaaacaataaaacaatttacACAAATTTCCACGCCTTTGTCCAGATGAAAGAATTACGGCCTAAGGATACGAAACCATATAATACTGGTTACGATGGCATATACTCTTCAAAAGATTCTATGAAAAACATTGATTTTTCAAACTTTGCAGAAAACAAGCTTTCACTGAATGTTCTTTTAATTGGAATTGATTCAGTTTCGCGATTGAATTTCATACGACAAATGCCGTTAACTCGTCAGTTTTTATTAAAGCATGGCGCTATTGAAATGTTAGGTTACAACAAAGTGGGTGATAATACATTTCCCAATATCATACCATTTCTTACTGGGAAATACCTAGAAGAACTACCTGAATCAAAGAAACTGGAACGGGAGCCATTTGATAAATACGATATAATTTGGAAACATTATAATAAATCCGGGTACGTTACTATGTTTGCAGAAGATTCAACATCTGGAGCAATATTTAACCACTTGAGGTACGGTTTTAAGAAACAACCGACTGACCATTATTTGAGACCATTTGCACTAGCAAGAGAGAAAGCAAAATCTCTTTGGtcaaataataatttttgctttgGTAATCGAATGGAACCAGCTATAGTTCTACAATACACACATGATTTTATCAGAGTCTACAAGGATAAGCCATATTTCACTTTTACATTTATCACACGTATTTCACATGATGACATGAATATGGCTGGTCGTGGAGATTTTGAATATCTGAGGTTCCTTAAGAAATCCTTTAATCAAAACCTACTAAACaatactattttgtttttcttttctgatcATGGAATTAGATTTGGCTTATTTCGTAAGACTTATGTTGGTCGACTAGAAGAACGACTGCCTGCTATGTATATCCTTCCACCTGAATGGTTCAGAGACAAATTTCCGACATTATGGAATAACCTCAAAGTAAACACTCACCGATTGACAACACCATTCGATATCTATGAAACCCTACAAGATATTTTGGATATCGAAAAAACAGCAGAACGTTCTAAATCTAATGAAATTGACTACAACAATCTCAAACGAATCAGCCTGTTCAGAGAGATACCTTTAAATCGTTCTTGTGAGGCAGCACATATTAAACCACACTGGTGTACATGTCACCTCTTTAATCCACTTGCTCTTAATGATAGCATTGTAATTAACGTAACTAATTACCTCGTGAATTATATAAACAACATGACATCAAATTCTAGTAAAGTGTGTGCCAGGTTAAAATTACAGGAAATCAAAAATGCTGAAATTTCAGTGATGAATGACCAGGTACTTTCCTATTTAGGCAAAGGAGTTCAGACTTATAAGGATTACCGAATTATTATGCAAACACTTCCCGGTGAAGGTTTGTTTGAAGGAACAGTAAGATATTACAGTGACAATGAGCAGTTTTCATTGTTGGGGGaaattagtcgaataaatcgctATGGACATCAATCTGAGTGTGTTCATGACTTTATCCTCAGGAAATATTGCTACTGTAACAAATAG